From one Sphingomonas sp. BT-65 genomic stretch:
- a CDS encoding NPP1 family protein produces MKDQFRFSISPVYTLAIAAFGALMLVQPAHAQGWPAPVAPLPELATALDKRFQPAIDFDTDVCFNVPAVNAAGAISPGASTYATRPPASCRNPNYRTTSNVYVRARCNNGYCARVYSYFWQSDFSHAYDWESVIVWTTDQGTNSTVVGVTRGNHGGWETRATSGGQLRFLNDASGQHVKMVYHYETWGFSHLWRFSKTDNGDEPPENGTGQWLIQPLISWNGYPSVSVRDAVSNYNFSGANFDNKDSRFTGVLQATVNSSITPGFNPTVDSGPNSPGCPAGSTIC; encoded by the coding sequence ATGAAGGATCAATTCAGGTTCAGCATATCCCCCGTTTACACGCTCGCCATCGCTGCTTTCGGCGCGCTCATGCTGGTTCAGCCGGCGCATGCGCAGGGCTGGCCGGCCCCGGTGGCGCCGCTGCCGGAACTGGCGACTGCGCTCGACAAAAGGTTCCAGCCGGCGATCGATTTCGACACCGACGTTTGTTTCAACGTGCCGGCGGTCAACGCGGCGGGCGCGATCAGCCCGGGCGCGTCGACCTACGCCACCCGCCCGCCGGCCTCGTGCCGCAACCCGAACTACCGCACGACCAGCAACGTCTATGTGCGTGCCCGCTGCAACAACGGCTATTGCGCGCGCGTCTACAGCTATTTCTGGCAGTCGGACTTCTCGCACGCCTATGATTGGGAATCGGTCATCGTCTGGACCACCGACCAGGGCACCAACAGCACCGTGGTGGGCGTCACCCGCGGCAATCACGGTGGTTGGGAGACCCGGGCGACGAGCGGCGGCCAGTTGCGCTTCCTCAACGATGCGAGCGGCCAGCACGTCAAGATGGTCTATCACTACGAGACCTGGGGCTTCTCGCATCTCTGGCGCTTCTCGAAGACCGACAATGGCGACGAGCCGCCCGAAAACGGCACCGGCCAGTGGCTGATCCAGCCGCTGATCAGCTGGAACGGCTATCCGTCGGTCAGCGTCCGTGACGCCGTGTCGAACTATAATTTCAGCGGCGCGAACTTCGACAACAAGGATTCCCGTTTCACGGGCGTGCTGCAAGCAACGGTGAACAGCAGCATCACGCCGGGCTTCAACCCCACCGTCGATTCGGGTCCGAACTCGCCCGGCTGCCCGGCCGGCTCGACCATCTGCTGA
- a CDS encoding TonB-dependent receptor, whose protein sequence is MKHIKGVSLFSLTVALAMPAIAQAQPSGEAAARREMRFDIAASDLRPALTEFSRVTGLQVVVAPSAVSGRRTGGVRGALTTRAALDQLLRGTGLVASMRGSVVVLKPATRPPAPRAAAVAAPRAVAAAQEVPDATAAAPVEEPVSEIVVNGYRQSLTEAQELKRAAVGAQDNIVATDIAAFPDLNLAESLQRVPGITITRDSGEGRQIALRGLGADFTRTQLNGMEVLGNTASGMDNRGGVSRSRSFDYSLFASELFNRVSVQKSYAAEQDEGGIAGTVQLYTAKPFDYAGSKFVVSAKGQTNTNTTGVTPRVVALASGRWGDLGALVSVAYSQIRSNEYGYRNWGWGLTRYAAANIGPNIDADTRTKLLNGVWQPTAQSPSSWYTDRKRLGITSALQYHPGDNFKLDVDLLYGRLWDYRNDYAIASAGANPLTGTSIGGTQIIQSAVIDDTNTLRAASFTGIDQRSEHHIVENHTDFYQAVANLEWKLTDRLTIRALGGYEQSDFAQPVFDKVFMEARNMAFSYDTRPTIPVNTYGKDLTDPNNWQLQRLDVQENEVTSTYANGKLDAAYELNDALTLRAGGAYKHFVNSGYIWANKVFHNTPTLTTIPNDLKQLVAVDTLLQYIVGDVDGSYALIGDKRDLTAANLQAGSDYRVEEATWAGFAQLDLDTQVGGMRLRANAGLRYYSTDLTSSGHLATASGFQPVAISTNSNGWLPAANLALDVTKDVVVRLSASRNVNRPGLGDLAAAGSITTRPNGGSLSLGNPFLKPYKATSVEGSVEWYMDRHGFASIGFFYKSMDSFITSSSKQIPYGETGLPLSLLIQGQDASTPYDVTQPINGPGADIKGIEVAFQHDFTFLPGALKNLGIVANGTWFDGQRTAFYTTNGVTSSRVLPLDNLSKWAFNATLYYENPVWGVRVSNAYRSQYLTGAGNALANSGGGIRATNNVDFQAHFNIRPGVRLIAEGINLTNEPIRQFASVDAYRTEVYTTSGRTFTLGISAEF, encoded by the coding sequence ATGAAGCATATCAAGGGGGTATCGTTGTTCTCGCTGACCGTCGCGCTGGCGATGCCGGCCATTGCGCAGGCGCAGCCATCGGGTGAAGCCGCGGCCAGGCGCGAGATGCGGTTCGACATCGCCGCGTCGGATCTGCGCCCGGCGCTGACGGAGTTCTCGCGCGTCACCGGCCTGCAGGTGGTGGTCGCGCCGTCGGCCGTCTCCGGCCGCCGCACCGGCGGCGTCCGCGGCGCGCTGACCACGCGGGCGGCGCTCGACCAGCTGCTCCGCGGCACCGGCCTGGTCGCCTCGATGCGCGGCAGTGTGGTGGTGCTCAAGCCCGCGACCAGGCCGCCGGCTCCGCGCGCAGCCGCCGTTGCTGCGCCGCGTGCGGTCGCGGCGGCTCAGGAGGTGCCCGACGCCACCGCCGCTGCGCCGGTGGAAGAGCCGGTGAGCGAAATCGTCGTCAATGGCTACCGCCAGAGCCTCACCGAGGCCCAGGAGCTCAAGCGGGCCGCGGTGGGCGCGCAGGATAACATCGTCGCCACCGATATCGCCGCCTTTCCCGACCTGAACCTCGCGGAATCGCTGCAGCGTGTTCCCGGCATCACCATCACCCGCGACAGCGGCGAAGGCCGCCAGATCGCGCTGCGCGGCCTGGGCGCCGATTTCACCCGCACCCAGCTCAACGGCATGGAAGTGCTGGGCAACACCGCCTCGGGTATGGACAATCGCGGCGGCGTGAGCCGTTCGCGCTCGTTCGACTACAGCCTGTTCGCCTCCGAGCTGTTCAACCGCGTGTCGGTGCAGAAATCCTATGCGGCCGAGCAGGACGAGGGCGGCATCGCCGGCACCGTGCAGCTCTATACCGCCAAGCCGTTCGACTATGCCGGCTCGAAGTTCGTGGTCTCGGCCAAGGGCCAGACCAACACCAACACGACCGGTGTCACGCCGCGCGTGGTCGCTCTCGCCTCGGGCCGCTGGGGCGATTTGGGCGCGCTGGTCTCGGTCGCCTACAGCCAGATCCGCAGCAACGAATATGGCTATCGCAACTGGGGCTGGGGCCTCACCAGATATGCCGCGGCGAACATCGGCCCGAACATCGATGCCGACACCCGCACCAAGCTGCTGAACGGCGTGTGGCAGCCCACCGCCCAGTCGCCCTCGAGCTGGTACACCGACCGCAAGCGGCTCGGCATCACTTCCGCGCTGCAATACCACCCGGGCGACAATTTCAAGCTCGACGTCGACCTGCTCTATGGCCGGCTCTGGGACTATCGCAACGACTATGCGATCGCCAGCGCCGGTGCCAACCCGCTGACCGGCACCTCGATCGGCGGCACGCAGATCATCCAGAGCGCGGTGATCGACGACACCAACACCCTGCGCGCGGCGAGCTTCACCGGCATCGACCAGCGCTCCGAGCACCATATCGTCGAGAACCACACCGATTTCTATCAGGCGGTGGCGAACCTCGAATGGAAGCTCACCGATCGCCTGACGATCCGCGCGCTGGGCGGCTATGAGCAGTCGGACTTCGCCCAGCCGGTGTTCGACAAGGTGTTCATGGAGGCCAGGAACATGGCCTTCAGCTACGACACGCGACCGACGATCCCGGTCAACACCTATGGCAAGGATCTGACCGATCCCAACAACTGGCAGCTCCAGCGCCTCGACGTGCAGGAGAACGAGGTCACCAGCACCTACGCCAATGGCAAGCTGGACGCCGCCTATGAGCTCAATGACGCGCTCACGCTGAGGGCCGGCGGCGCGTACAAACACTTCGTCAACAGCGGATACATCTGGGCGAACAAGGTGTTCCACAACACGCCGACGCTGACGACGATCCCCAACGATCTCAAGCAGCTCGTCGCGGTCGACACGCTGCTCCAGTACATCGTCGGCGATGTCGACGGGTCCTATGCCCTTATCGGCGACAAGCGCGACCTGACCGCCGCCAATCTTCAGGCCGGCAGCGACTATCGCGTCGAAGAAGCGACCTGGGCCGGCTTCGCGCAGCTCGATCTCGACACGCAGGTCGGCGGCATGCGGCTGCGCGCCAATGCCGGCCTGCGCTATTATTCGACCGACCTCACCTCGTCGGGTCACCTGGCGACCGCCTCCGGTTTCCAGCCGGTCGCGATCAGCACCAATAGCAATGGCTGGCTGCCCGCGGCCAATCTCGCGCTCGATGTGACCAAGGACGTGGTGGTGCGCCTCAGCGCCAGCCGCAACGTCAACCGTCCGGGCCTGGGCGACCTCGCGGCGGCCGGCTCGATCACCACGCGCCCGAACGGCGGCTCGCTCAGCCTCGGCAACCCCTTCCTCAAGCCGTACAAGGCCACGTCGGTCGAAGGCTCTGTGGAATGGTATATGGACCGCCACGGCTTCGCCTCGATCGGCTTCTTCTACAAGAGCATGGACAGCTTCATTACCTCCTCGTCGAAGCAGATCCCCTATGGCGAGACCGGTCTGCCGCTGTCGCTGCTGATCCAGGGCCAGGATGCCAGCACGCCCTATGACGTGACCCAGCCGATCAACGGCCCAGGCGCGGACATCAAGGGGATCGAGGTCGCGTTCCAGCACGACTTCACCTTCCTGCCGGGCGCGCTCAAGAATCTCGGCATCGTCGCCAACGGCACCTGGTTCGACGGCCAGCGCACGGCCTTCTACACCACCAATGGTGTGACGAGCTCGCGCGTGCTGCCGCTCGACAACCTCTCGAAATGGGCGTTCAACGCGACGCTCTATTACGAGAATCCGGTGTGGGGCGTGCGCGTCTCGAACGCCTATCGCAGCCAGTATCTGACGGGCGCCGGCAACGCGCTCGCCAATTCGGGCGGCGGCATCCGGGCGACGAACAATGTCGACTTCCAGGCCCATTTCAACATCCGCCCGGGCGTCCGGCTGATCGCCGAGGGCATCAACCTGACGAACGAGCCGATCCGCCAGTTCGCCAGCGTCGATGCCTATCGGACCGAGGTCTACACCACCAGCGGCCGGACCTTCACCCTCGGCATCAGCGCCGAGTTCTGA
- a CDS encoding FecR family protein, producing the protein MSRRATLRKAAQWAMREDEAVLAERPPAAAADIQAMLDDPALAEALSEVASVRRLSDEEVRAMRQGRRRALGSGLAAVLVAVVGVGAWQSGAFLSPAPVVQHIETERGEQRSVQLADGSRVELDGATSLDVTIDGKSRLVELRRGEAYFDIAHEAERPFVVRAGASSTRVLGTAFSIDLSQRAVKLAVYRGKVQFGGTGSGEGGVVVPAGWRSSFAGGAAMTPTRFDTAQQDWRQAWVDTDDMVLGELIEALNRRSGPVIAPPPASLARVPLAGRVKLDDAEELLGAMGEIHRFRVVRERDRLRLVPTADGDAKMSSN; encoded by the coding sequence ATGAGCCGCCGCGCCACGCTCCGCAAGGCCGCCCAATGGGCGATGCGCGAGGACGAGGCGGTGCTCGCCGAGCGTCCGCCGGCCGCCGCCGCAGATATCCAGGCGATGCTCGACGATCCGGCGCTGGCCGAGGCGCTCTCCGAAGTCGCGTCGGTGCGCCGCCTCTCCGACGAAGAGGTGCGCGCGATGCGCCAAGGGCGCCGCCGCGCGCTTGGTAGCGGGCTGGCAGCGGTGCTGGTGGCCGTGGTGGGGGTCGGTGCCTGGCAGAGCGGGGCGTTCCTGTCCCCCGCGCCTGTCGTGCAGCACATCGAGACCGAGCGCGGTGAACAGCGCAGCGTGCAGCTCGCAGACGGATCCAGAGTCGAGCTCGATGGCGCGACCAGCCTCGACGTCACCATCGACGGCAAGTCGCGCCTGGTCGAGCTGCGGCGCGGCGAGGCCTATTTCGACATCGCGCACGAGGCGGAGCGCCCGTTCGTCGTGCGCGCCGGCGCGTCGAGCACGCGCGTGCTCGGCACGGCCTTCTCGATCGATCTCAGCCAGCGGGCAGTGAAGCTCGCCGTCTATCGCGGCAAGGTGCAGTTCGGCGGCACCGGCAGTGGGGAGGGCGGGGTCGTGGTGCCGGCCGGCTGGCGGTCGAGCTTCGCCGGCGGCGCCGCGATGACGCCGACGCGTTTCGATACGGCGCAGCAGGATTGGCGCCAGGCGTGGGTCGATACCGACGACATGGTGCTTGGCGAGCTCATCGAGGCGCTCAACCGGCGCAGCGGCCCGGTGATCGCACCGCCGCCGGCGAGCCTTGCCCGCGTCCCGCTGGCCGGCCGCGTCAAGCTCGACGATGCGGAGGAGCTGCTTGGCGCGATGGGCGAAATTCACCGCTTCCGGGTCGTTCGCGAGCGCGATCGGCTCCGCCTTGTCCCCACCGCGGACGGCGACGCAAAAATGTCATCCAATTGA
- a CDS encoding RNA polymerase sigma factor: MNQITPILTRREAQAEDVALRQALHRFVTGRLRDGIEGEDIVQETYVRLYDYRRKRPIADTAAFCFAVARNLVHDHFRRLRAQPPAAELAEDIACPLPRVDEVLDYRQRVEILVRALNVMPPLRREIFLRRRLDGVPGAVVAADLGMTLAAVDKHCTRALADLRYALERRGLAIGGGA, encoded by the coding sequence GTGAACCAGATTACGCCGATCCTCACCCGCCGCGAGGCGCAGGCGGAGGACGTGGCGCTGCGCCAGGCGTTACACCGGTTCGTCACCGGCCGGCTGCGCGACGGGATCGAGGGCGAGGACATCGTCCAGGAAACCTATGTCCGGCTCTACGACTATCGCCGCAAGCGGCCCATCGCGGACACCGCCGCCTTCTGCTTCGCCGTCGCGCGCAATCTGGTGCATGACCATTTCCGCCGCCTGCGCGCTCAGCCGCCCGCTGCCGAACTGGCCGAGGACATCGCCTGCCCGCTGCCGCGGGTCGACGAGGTGCTGGACTATCGCCAGCGCGTCGAGATCCTGGTGCGTGCGCTCAATGTCATGCCGCCGCTGCGCCGCGAGATATTCCTCCGGCGCAGGCTCGACGGGGTTCCGGGTGCAGTGGTGGCGGCCGATCTCGGCATGACCCTGGCGGCGGTCGACAAGCATTGCACGCGTGCGCTCGCCGACCTGCGCTACGCACTGGAACGCCGCGGTCTCGCCATCGGAGGCGGCGCATGA
- a CDS encoding phage tail sheath C-terminal domain-containing protein, with product MSFVPSFPGVYIREVPSGSRSIAGASTSIAAFVGSFARGPVDSPVRLFSLADFETHFGGIAGDHPASFAVSQFFVNGGGTAYAVRVANGADAASVTMQDWGGAGPVLRATAGRMIGDRVIANPGAWGNALRIDIDYRTADPTTQFNLIVSEVRLQDGVAQAVRTEVFRNLTMAAGPNNAIAVVNAGSALITLDRDAGWATDRPGPTGFYSDDLVATPPNLALLTGQGEIDIDFGTGAETVEVDYGAGSPATLAAAAATLQDAIRAAQPANRLFAQATVTVEGDRLRVAPGRTSPDYAPGTIVSIADATGTFAATLLLDPGVPNVEQYFPAAAPVGLIDAAIVGDDGNAIDAPTLSGNRGLRTSFYALDNIDAFNMLAIPQAAELGDTALQAGVMAPALAYVIEKRAMLFVDPPPGTDTLDEAEAWLDEIAGAGLRSPNSVAYYPRLRVSDPTDGGRLREVAPSGTMAGVWARTDGESGVWKAPAGTTASLRGVPELTHVLSDPQNGVLNPVGLNALRSFDIPGNIAWGARTLMGADLLASDWKYIPVRRTALFIESSLFDGLQWAVFQPNADPLWLEIRGAVTAFMQRLFRQGAFKGTSPRDAYIVRCGPDTTTQADINAGIVNVFVGFAPLQPAEFVVVSLQLQLQQAA from the coding sequence ATGAGCTTTGTTCCTTCTTTTCCCGGCGTCTATATTCGCGAGGTTCCCAGCGGCTCGCGCAGCATCGCCGGCGCATCCACATCGATCGCCGCGTTCGTCGGCAGCTTTGCCCGCGGACCCGTGGACAGTCCGGTGCGTCTGTTCTCGCTGGCCGATTTCGAGACGCATTTCGGCGGCATCGCCGGCGACCACCCGGCGAGCTTCGCGGTCTCGCAATTCTTCGTCAATGGCGGCGGTACGGCCTATGCCGTGCGGGTCGCCAACGGGGCCGATGCGGCTTCGGTGACGATGCAGGACTGGGGCGGCGCGGGCCCGGTGCTGCGCGCCACCGCCGGGCGGATGATCGGCGACCGCGTGATCGCCAACCCGGGCGCCTGGGGCAATGCGCTGCGCATCGACATCGACTATCGCACCGCCGATCCCACGACTCAGTTCAACCTGATCGTCAGCGAGGTGCGGCTGCAGGACGGCGTCGCCCAGGCGGTGCGCACGGAGGTGTTCCGCAACCTGACGATGGCCGCCGGCCCAAACAACGCGATCGCGGTGGTCAATGCCGGCTCGGCGCTGATCACGCTCGATCGCGACGCGGGATGGGCGACCGACCGGCCCGGACCGACCGGCTTCTATTCGGACGACCTGGTCGCGACGCCGCCCAATCTCGCGCTGCTCACCGGGCAGGGCGAAATCGACATCGACTTCGGCACAGGTGCGGAAACTGTCGAGGTCGACTACGGCGCCGGCTCGCCCGCGACCCTCGCTGCCGCCGCCGCGACGCTGCAGGACGCGATCCGCGCGGCGCAGCCCGCCAACCGGCTGTTCGCCCAGGCGACCGTCACGGTCGAGGGCGATCGCCTGCGCGTCGCGCCCGGGCGCACCTCGCCCGACTATGCCCCCGGGACCATCGTCAGCATTGCCGATGCGACCGGCACCTTCGCGGCGACGTTGCTGCTCGATCCCGGCGTCCCCAATGTCGAGCAATATTTCCCGGCCGCCGCGCCGGTCGGACTGATCGACGCTGCGATCGTCGGCGACGACGGCAACGCGATCGACGCCCCGACCCTGTCCGGCAATCGCGGACTGCGCACCAGCTTCTATGCGCTCGACAATATCGACGCGTTCAACATGCTGGCCATTCCCCAGGCGGCCGAGCTCGGCGATACTGCGCTCCAGGCCGGCGTGATGGCCCCGGCGCTCGCCTATGTGATCGAGAAGCGAGCGATGCTGTTCGTCGACCCGCCGCCCGGCACCGATACGCTCGATGAGGCCGAGGCGTGGCTCGACGAGATCGCCGGCGCCGGCCTGCGCTCGCCCAACTCGGTGGCCTATTATCCGCGGCTGCGCGTGTCCGACCCGACCGATGGCGGCCGGCTGCGCGAGGTCGCGCCGTCCGGGACGATGGCCGGGGTGTGGGCGCGGACCGACGGCGAAAGCGGAGTGTGGAAGGCCCCCGCGGGAACCACCGCCTCGCTGCGCGGGGTGCCCGAGCTGACGCATGTGCTGAGCGATCCGCAGAATGGCGTGCTCAACCCCGTCGGGCTCAACGCGCTGCGCAGCTTCGACATCCCCGGCAACATCGCCTGGGGCGCGCGCACGCTGATGGGCGCGGACCTGCTGGCGTCGGACTGGAAGTACATCCCTGTCCGAAGGACCGCGCTGTTCATCGAGAGCTCGCTGTTCGATGGCCTGCAATGGGCGGTGTTCCAGCCCAATGCGGACCCGCTGTGGCTCGAGATCCGCGGCGCGGTGACCGCCTTCATGCAGCGATTGTTCCGCCAGGGCGCCTTCAAGGGCACCTCGCCGCGCGACGCCTATATCGTCCGCTGCGGTCCGGACACCACGACCCAGGCCGACATCAACGCCGGGATCGTCAACGTGTTCGTCGGGTTCGCGCCGCTCCAGCCGGCCGAATTCGTCGTGGTGAGCCTGCAGTTGCAGCTCCAGCAAGCAGCCTGA
- a CDS encoding phage tail protein has product MTQLNTAGQRVIPYAGYKFRIKEVGGDYFFAVNKVSALSRTVEVMEYREGGDPSLTRKSPGQVKYEAITLERGVTHNAQFEQWANKVWNYGSALGGEVSLGDFRKDLLLEIYNEAGQLVLGYNIYRAWVSEFRAFPELDASTSSFAIQTIKLEHEGWEREYSINQPAEPAFTEPE; this is encoded by the coding sequence ATGACGCAGCTCAACACTGCCGGGCAGCGGGTGATCCCCTATGCCGGCTACAAGTTCCGCATCAAGGAAGTCGGCGGCGACTATTTCTTCGCGGTCAACAAGGTCAGCGCGCTCAGCCGCACGGTCGAGGTGATGGAATATCGCGAGGGCGGCGACCCCTCGCTGACCCGCAAGTCCCCCGGCCAGGTCAAGTATGAGGCGATCACGCTCGAGCGCGGGGTGACTCACAACGCCCAGTTCGAGCAATGGGCCAACAAGGTGTGGAACTACGGCTCGGCGCTCGGCGGCGAGGTCTCGCTCGGCGACTTCCGCAAGGACCTGCTGCTTGAAATCTACAACGAGGCCGGGCAGCTCGTACTGGGCTACAACATCTATCGCGCCTGGGTGTCGGAATTCCGCGCCTTCCCCGAGCTCGACGCCTCGACCTCCTCGTTCGCGATCCAGACCATCAAGCTCGAGCATGAGGGCTGGGAGCGCGAATATTCGATCAACCAGCCCGCGGAGCCCGCCTTCACCGAGCCGGAGTAA
- a CDS encoding DUF4255 domain-containing protein → MSTALAIAGVTQLLRDLLNDGLVDNDVAANIGTNVVVHARAPDLLDPVTDENSVLNVFLYKVDPQPNWTNEILATRGPDGRRVANTPLALDLYYLVSAASGEDLHADILLGHAMQILHEHPGFDRDEIIAGLNPSPVIAGGLPPVLQALAQTGLANQIEQLAIAPIYLGLEEMSKLWTAFQTSYRSSMAYRVSSVIIAIEEPTVQPLPVLTIGPNNTGPDVAPSLTAGPPFLRAVTLPQGQPSARIGDTIVLWGQGLDGADQLIRFESPALDDPIDLPPDPGGGARMRSVTIPNAPAVWAAGQFTVRFLAAPAPAEPQRLSNSVAVQIAPRPQLPPVSVTRPDADTVQVTLGIRPRIRPGQQVELILGGTAALAPPRDTAQTQAVFDFPALPAGNYPLRLRVDGVESWLVQRELPPIGPDFAPRPPAFDPAQALTVPV, encoded by the coding sequence ATGAGTACCGCGCTCGCCATCGCCGGGGTCACGCAATTGCTGCGCGACCTGCTCAACGACGGGTTGGTCGACAACGACGTCGCCGCCAACATCGGCACCAACGTCGTGGTTCACGCCCGCGCGCCCGATCTGCTCGATCCGGTCACCGACGAGAATTCGGTGCTCAACGTGTTCCTCTACAAGGTCGACCCGCAACCCAACTGGACCAACGAGATCCTCGCGACGCGCGGCCCCGACGGGCGCCGTGTCGCCAACACCCCGCTCGCGCTCGACCTCTACTATCTGGTCAGCGCCGCTTCGGGCGAGGATCTCCACGCCGATATCCTGCTCGGCCACGCGATGCAGATCCTCCACGAGCATCCCGGGTTCGACCGCGACGAGATCATCGCCGGGCTCAACCCCTCCCCGGTGATCGCCGGCGGACTACCCCCGGTGCTCCAGGCACTGGCGCAGACGGGGCTGGCGAACCAGATCGAGCAGTTGGCGATCGCGCCGATCTACCTCGGGCTCGAGGAGATGTCGAAGCTGTGGACCGCGTTCCAGACGTCGTACCGCAGCTCGATGGCGTATCGCGTCTCCTCGGTGATCATCGCGATCGAGGAGCCGACGGTGCAGCCGCTTCCTGTGCTGACGATCGGCCCCAACAACACCGGCCCCGATGTCGCGCCCTCGCTCACCGCGGGACCGCCCTTCCTGCGCGCGGTGACGCTGCCACAGGGCCAGCCGAGCGCGCGGATCGGCGACACGATCGTGCTGTGGGGCCAGGGGCTCGACGGCGCCGATCAGCTGATCCGGTTCGAGAGCCCGGCGCTCGATGACCCGATCGACCTGCCGCCCGATCCCGGCGGGGGCGCGCGGATGCGCAGCGTCACCATCCCCAATGCGCCCGCGGTGTGGGCGGCCGGGCAGTTCACCGTGCGCTTCCTCGCCGCCCCGGCGCCCGCCGAGCCGCAGCGCCTATCGAACAGCGTCGCGGTGCAGATCGCGCCGCGCCCGCAGCTCCCGCCGGTCAGCGTGACCCGGCCCGACGCCGACACTGTGCAGGTGACGCTCGGCATCCGCCCGCGCATCCGGCCCGGCCAGCAGGTCGAGCTGATCCTCGGCGGCACCGCCGCGCTCGCCCCGCCGCGCGACACCGCACAGACCCAGGCGGTGTTCGACTTTCCCGCGCTGCCGGCCGGCAACTACCCGCTGCGGCTGCGCGTCGACGGAGTCGAAAGCTGGCTGGTCCAGCGCGAGCTCCCCCCGATCGGCCCCGATTTCGCGCCGCGCCCCCCCGCCTTCGATCCTGCGCAAGCGCTCACGGTGCCGGTATGA
- a CDS encoding phage baseplate assembly protein V, translated as MTGPYYGKYRGTVINNVDPLQVGRLMVTVPDVTGLAPSTWCNPCFPVAGMQMGIWAVPVIGSGVYVEFEQGDPDYPIWTGCWIATAAEKPLLANTAPPPTPAITLQTPLKNGIVISDGLGPMGVGGIVIQSSTGAMIAVNDTGITITNGKGAVITMVGPTVDINLGALTVT; from the coding sequence ATGACCGGGCCCTATTACGGCAAATACCGCGGGACGGTGATCAACAACGTCGATCCGTTGCAGGTCGGGCGGCTGATGGTGACCGTGCCCGACGTCACCGGACTCGCGCCCAGCACTTGGTGCAACCCATGCTTCCCGGTCGCGGGCATGCAGATGGGGATCTGGGCGGTGCCGGTGATCGGCTCCGGCGTCTATGTCGAGTTCGAGCAGGGCGATCCCGATTACCCGATATGGACCGGCTGCTGGATCGCCACCGCCGCCGAAAAGCCGCTGCTCGCCAACACCGCGCCGCCGCCGACCCCGGCGATCACGCTGCAGACTCCGCTCAAGAACGGCATCGTCATTTCCGACGGGCTTGGGCCGATGGGAGTCGGCGGGATCGTCATCCAGAGCTCGACCGGGGCGATGATCGCGGTGAACGATACCGGGATCACGATCACCAACGGCAAGGGCGCGGTGATCACGATGGTGGGCCCCACCGTCGACATCAACCTCGGCGCGCTGACGGTGACGTGA
- a CDS encoding GPW/gp25 family protein, producing the protein MTAPLYTDYPYRFGADGLTARTNRADHVRDLLEQLLFTRPGERLTRPQLGVGLGDLLFGPLSEDVAATAQMLVELAIQQHLSREISEARVAVRIDGSALLIDIAYRIIATGEAGETILRAEGVA; encoded by the coding sequence ATGACCGCGCCGCTCTACACCGACTATCCCTATCGCTTCGGCGCCGACGGGCTGACCGCGCGGACGAATCGCGCCGACCATGTCCGCGACCTGCTCGAGCAGCTGCTCTTCACCCGCCCCGGCGAGCGGCTGACCCGGCCGCAGCTCGGCGTAGGGCTGGGCGACCTGCTGTTCGGCCCGTTGAGCGAAGATGTCGCCGCCACCGCGCAGATGCTGGTCGAGCTGGCGATCCAGCAGCATCTCTCGCGCGAGATCTCCGAAGCGCGCGTGGCGGTGCGGATCGACGGCTCGGCGCTGCTGATCGACATCGCCTACCGGATCATCGCCACCGGCGAGGCTGGCGAGACCATTTTGCGAGCGGAGGGCGTGGCATGA